In Sphingobacterium sp. PCS056, the following proteins share a genomic window:
- a CDS encoding DUF3667 domain-containing protein, whose translation MNCKNCNTEVFQNYCPNCGQPVILKRIDRHYITHEIEHVLHFERGILYTIRELLTKPGDNVRHYISENRARLVKPIIFIIVTSLIYSLINGFFHIEDGYINYQEIEQTTTGKIFTWVQAHYGYSNIILGIFIAFWVKIFFKNYNYNLFEILILLCFVMGIEMLIFACCALLQGLIKIDIMQYGGIIGIAYFSWAIGQFFDKKLSNYLKGFAAYMLGVVSAAILAVAIGTLIDILIKH comes from the coding sequence ATGAATTGTAAAAACTGCAACACCGAAGTCTTTCAAAACTATTGTCCAAATTGTGGACAACCCGTAATCCTTAAAAGAATTGATAGACACTACATTACGCACGAAATCGAGCATGTTTTACATTTCGAAAGAGGGATTTTATATACGATAAGAGAATTACTAACCAAACCCGGTGATAATGTCAGGCATTATATTTCAGAAAATCGTGCTCGACTTGTAAAACCAATCATATTTATTATTGTAACTTCTCTTATTTATTCGTTGATTAATGGTTTTTTCCATATAGAAGACGGCTATATAAATTATCAAGAAATCGAGCAAACAACGACAGGAAAAATTTTTACTTGGGTGCAAGCTCACTATGGTTATTCCAATATTATACTTGGAATATTCATTGCTTTCTGGGTTAAAATATTTTTTAAAAACTATAACTACAATCTATTTGAGATTCTAATCTTACTTTGTTTTGTCATGGGGATAGAGATGCTCATTTTTGCATGTTGCGCACTCTTACAAGGTTTAATAAAAATTGACATCATGCAATATGGAGGCATTATTGGAATTGCATATTTCAGTTGGGCTATTGGACAATTTTTTGACAAGAAACTCAGTAATTATCTAAAAGGATTTGCTGCATATATGTTAGGGGTCGTGAGTGCTGCAATTTTAGCTGTTGCAATAGGAACATTAATTGACATACTTATAAAACATTAA